From Kribbella amoyensis:
ACGTTCGTCGCCACGCTCGCCCTGGAAGGTGGGAAGCTCGCCGCGGGCCTCTCCCCGACCGGCACGATGCTCGTCTTCGACACCGCCGACCTGGCGAACCCGGTCGAGGTGCAGACGCCCGGCGGCGACCAGTACGTCACCGCGATCACCGTCGACGAGCCGACCGGGGACGTCTATCTCGGGACCCGGCCGTCGGGCACCTTGTACCGCTACCGCGACGGCGCCCTGCAGCGTCTCGGGTCCCCGTACGACGGGGCGTACTTCAACCGCATCTTCGTGGCCGGGTCGACGATCCGGGCCGAGTTGACCAGCCAGGTGGTCACGTACGACGAGGCCGGCGGGACGTTCAGCGGCGTGGACCTCGGCACCGCGGGACTCCCGCCGGCCCCCGAGCAGGCGATGGGGATCGCGGCAACTCGCGACACGGTCCTGGTGAGCGGTAAGGCCGGGATCCAGGTGCACGACCTGCGGACCGGGACGAACAGCCGCGCGTTCCTGCCCGGCGAGGCGAAAACCCTCACCCCGGTCGGCCGGGAGGTCTACCTCGGCGTGTACACGCTGGCCCGGGTCTGGTCGATGAAGCCGGACGGCACCGATCTCCGCGAGCTCGGCCGGATCGAGAACGAGCAGACCCGCCCGACCGACGACGCGTACGACGAACGCTCCCGCACGCTGCTGATCTCGACCGAGCCCGACTACGGCAAGTACGACGGCACCCTGACCGAGCAGCACGTGGATACCGGGCAGCGTGAGGTCCATCGCGGCGTGGTCCCGAAGCAGTCGGTCCGCTCGGTCGGCACCCAGGACGGCATCGCGTACCTCGGCGGCGCGACCCGCAACAGCCTCGGCACCACCCCGCTCTTGCCGGAGGCAACCGTCGTCGCGTTCGACCTGCGCCGCAACCGCACGCTCTGGGAGGTCGCCCCGATCTCCGGAGCGCAGACGTACAGCGACGTGATCCCGTACCGCGGCCGGCTGTACGTGACGACCGATGACGGCCGCCTCGCCGAGCTCGATCCGCGCACCGGCAAGGTCCTCAGCACCCAGACCATCGGGACCGGGCAGAGCCGCCTCGCAGTCGCCCGAGCGGGCCTCTTCGGCACGGACAGCAAACGCGTCTTCCAAGTCGTCCCGAAGGGCTCGGCGGCGCCGGAGGTCCGCACTGTCCTGGACGGTCTCAACACGCAGATCTACGGCTACCCGCTGATCACCGCGTCGCACACCGGCGACGCGCTCTACACGATCAAGGACCGCGACCTGATCCGCGTCGGTAACCTCCCGAGCGGAGCGGACCGATGACGGGCCGCATCTCGCGCCGCACCCTGCTCGCGGGCGCCGCGGTCGCCGGGGCCACCTCAGCGCTCCCCCTGCCGACGGCCGGCGCAGCATCGACAGCAGCACCGATCGACGGTTCCACGTTGCCCCGCTTCGGTCCGGCCTGCCTGACCGCGGCTGTGGTGGCGATGGCCGTCCTCGACGGGCACGCGTACGTGATCACCCGCGGGATCGTGCCGCCCAAGCTCGTGGACATCGACCTCGCCACCCGGCGGGTCAGCCGGACGATCGACCTGCCGGTCGGTGAAGGCGGCTGGGGCATCACCGTTGCCGCTGGCAAGATCTACGTCGGGTTGTACCCGGTCGCCGACGTGTACTGCTTCGACCCCGTGACCGCCGCGATCACCCGCGTCGGCAGTCTCGCCGGAGCTGGCGGCTTCGTCTGGGACCTGACCACCGCACCCGACGGTCAGGTGTTCGCGGTCAGCTACCCGAACGGCGCCGTCTGGCAGATCGACCCCACCACGAACACCCCGACCCAGCTCGGCGCCCCGGTCCCGGGCGCGCAGTACGGCCGGTACGTCGGCGCGGCCGGCTCCTTCGTGTACGCGGGGATCTACACACCGTCCCAGCTGGCCGGATACGACCGGACCAGCGGGAGCTTCCGCGACCTCACCCCGGAAACGTTGCGGGGGAAGAACTTCGGCCCGTTCACCGCGACGACGGACCGTGTCTACGCCGGATGCAGCGGTGCCCTCGTCAGCATGGACCTCGACGGCGGCAACGTCCACGTCGTACCGCTGCCCGCCGGCGAGAACACGGTCGACGCCATCGCGGTGACACCCGACGGGACCGCGTACGTCACCACCCGCGGCTCCGGCACCGTGTGGTCCTGCGGTCCGGCCGACACCAGCCTCACCGCGGTCGCCACCCCGGCAGCGGCCGACGAACACCGACGTCTCGTCCTCCTCGACGACACCACGTTGCTCGGCTCGACCGGCTCGGGGGTGCTCTGGTGGCTCGACGTCAGCACCGGGGAGTACGAGCTGCTCGATCTCGTCGACGCGGGCTTCGTCCCGGCCGCCGACAAGCCGCAGTCGATCGAGCTGGGGATGCCGCATCTGTACGTGGGCGGTCACTGGGTCGTCACCGAGCACTCGACCTCCGATCGGACCAGCCGTCGCATCCGCGTTCCGGGTGAGGCGAAGACCCTGACCTGGACGGGCGACCACCTCTACTCGGCGCTGTACCCGAGTACCGAGGTGGTCCGGATCGACCCGCGGACCAAGGAGGTGCACAGCTTCGGGTTGATCGCGAACGGGCAGACCCGGCCGTGGCAGGCGGCGTACGACGAGGGGACCGGGCTGCTCGCGATCGCGTCCGCGCCGGGGACCGGCAAGCTGGTCGGCGCGCTCACCCTGCTCGACGTCCGCACCGGCACCCTGGACGTGTACCCGAACCTGTTGCCCGACCAGAGTGTGATGACCGTGGCGATCGCGGACGGCATCGCGTACGTCGGCGGGGACGTGGTCGGTGGTGGCGGGATCACCCCGACCCGGACGTCGGCCGCGATCGGCGCGTTCGACCTGCGCCGGCGCAAGCTGCTGTGGACGGCCGAACCGCTCGCCGGGGAACGCTCGATCCAGAGCGTCGCGGTCCTGGACGGCGTCCTGTACGGCGTCCTCAAACGCACCAGCGGCGGCTGGTTCACCGTCGACCTCACCACCGGTGCCGTGGTCCGCGGTACGAACAAGCTCTCCGGGTACGGCGAGATCTTCGTCCACCAGGGCGGTGTCTACGTCGAGACCAACTTCGGCGGCAACCTCTACCGGCTCGGCCGGAGCGAGGCGGAGCTGCTGGTGAACAAGCTCGGCGACGGCTGGTACACCGTGCCGCAGCTGTCCCCGGTCCGCGGCCGGCCGACCCACCATGCGTGGGGCTTGGCCGACCGCGACCTCGTCCAACTCCCGTTGCGCTGAGCAACCAAAAGGGTGCCACCGCGGAGGTCAGCCCATCCGGGCCAAGGCCTCCGCGGTGACCTCGAACCGCAGCGCGTCGCCGGCGGCGTACCGCTCGAGCTCGTCGGCGACCAGCTCACCCATCTCCAGATACCCCTCGACGGTCCCGGCCGCGCGATGCGGAGTGAGCAGCACGTTCGGCAGACCACGCAACGGGCTGTCCACCGGCAACGGCTCCTCGTCGAACACGTCCAGCGCGGCGTCGATCCGGCCACTCCGCAACTCGTCGAGCAACGCGTCCGAGTCGATCAACCAGGACCGCGCCGTGTTCACCAGCGACGCCCCGTCCGGCATCAGCGCCAGCTCGCGTCGGCCGATCATCTCCCGGGTCTCCGGCAACGTCGGCGCGTGCAGGACGACGGCCCGGCTGGTCCGGAGCAACTCGTCCAGCTCGACCCGGCGTACTCCGAACGACGCCGCCCGCTCGTCGGTCAGATACGGGTCGTACACCACCACCTCGGCGCCGAGCGCGACCGCCATCGCGATGTACTCCGCGCCCGTCCGGGACGCCCCGACCACGCCGATCCGCGACCCGGTGATCCCGTGCTGCGGCGGCGCCGCGATCGCGTCCGTCCAGGTGGCCCCGGCGTGCATCGCGTGGTCGTACCGGTGGATGCGGTGCAGCATCGTCAGCGTGAACGCGAGCGCGACCTCGGCGACCGGCCGGGCCATCGCCTGACCGACCTGGGTGATCCTGATGCCCCGGTCGAACACGGCGTCGGTGACGAAGTGCTTCACCGACGAGGCGCTGTGCGCGATGAGGCGGAGCCGCGGCGCGTGCGCCAGGACGTCCGCGGTCATC
This genomic window contains:
- a CDS encoding PQQ-binding-like beta-propeller repeat protein — translated: MYKRFAFTSLAVALILTTAPSAATAGTPSPVTVDNLGPASAVTSTSVAEQVGDRIWTATSGVSPVQVGAFDPVTQTVDRKIALPTGAGSWAMTHVGTDLYVGLYTPGDLYKIDTTTGSLSKVAQFGSFIWSIAATPDGKIVAGTYPDGGVHEYDPSTGATKSYGAAFAGEQYVRSIAADADTIYAGVGTKAHLVAIDRATGDRRDVLPAKYADRTFVATLALEGGKLAAGLSPTGTMLVFDTADLANPVEVQTPGGDQYVTAITVDEPTGDVYLGTRPSGTLYRYRDGALQRLGSPYDGAYFNRIFVAGSTIRAELTSQVVTYDEAGGTFSGVDLGTAGLPPAPEQAMGIAATRDTVLVSGKAGIQVHDLRTGTNSRAFLPGEAKTLTPVGREVYLGVYTLARVWSMKPDGTDLRELGRIENEQTRPTDDAYDERSRTLLISTEPDYGKYDGTLTEQHVDTGQREVHRGVVPKQSVRSVGTQDGIAYLGGATRNSLGTTPLLPEATVVAFDLRRNRTLWEVAPISGAQTYSDVIPYRGRLYVTTDDGRLAELDPRTGKVLSTQTIGTGQSRLAVARAGLFGTDSKRVFQVVPKGSAAPEVRTVLDGLNTQIYGYPLITASHTGDALYTIKDRDLIRVGNLPSGADR
- a CDS encoding hydroxyacid dehydrogenase, whose product is MLRVVMAATPSFREMVFAPADWGRIEALADLRVLDDPRDAVSLVEALPEADVLITSWGAVPMTADVLAHAPRLRLIAHSASSVKHFVTDAVFDRGIRITQVGQAMARPVAEVALAFTLTMLHRIHRYDHAMHAGATWTDAIAAPPQHGITGSRIGVVGASRTGAEYIAMAVALGAEVVVYDPYLTDERAASFGVRRVELDELLRTSRAVVLHAPTLPETREMIGRRELALMPDGASLVNTARSWLIDSDALLDELRSGRIDAALDVFDEEPLPVDSPLRGLPNVLLTPHRAAGTVEGYLEMGELVADELERYAAGDALRFEVTAEALARMG